Part of the Amblyomma americanum isolate KBUSLIRL-KWMA chromosome 7, ASM5285725v1, whole genome shotgun sequence genome, AACATAAAGTAATGCTTGCATGCAGAGACCCGTACAATATTTCCGGACGGTCTATACTTGCAAGGGCATGAAGCAAGAGATGGACCGGGATCTCCCACAGAGCCCCACTACGTGATATGCAGAGCTACTTTCGAAATGTGAGAACCTCTTCAGCGTCATATGAGAACTCGCGCGCATCCCGATACGTGACTCTTATATACATTATGATCTGCATATAACCGAGCGCAAACGTCGTCAGCTTCTCCTCGTAAGGCATCCAAGTAAAATTGCCATGAACCCTCGTTTCGTAGAGTGATTTGGAAAATTTGAGATGCTAAACTGACAATGTGCTGCTGCGACAGAGAGCTTTTAAAATTAAGTAGCACGTGCACTGGGCCAATGGTTGGTACCCGTTTTAAAGTTCCGAAGAGCGCGAAAGCGAGGCAGTACACACAAGAAAAAGGTCTGTAAAAAGCACATCCTTCATTATTTTACAAACTGTGCGCTTTACGCTTTCTTGCCATTATAAGTATTAACTGCACACAGCGTCAGCGCCACAGTGGCGCACAAATGCATGCGATGGGAGGAACTCACTACTAGACCCACGTGAGTGAGGGATGCGTAGCTCACATTCTCATTGTCACGCAAGTGCTCCGCGGTACATTAatggagcggggagtccttccttctttcggactcGCCTACTTTGTCACGCAGGTGCAAGTGATACTCTTCGCTGGTCGCCAACAACGCCACAACGGCTGGGCATACACTTGATCTGCGTTTGTATCGTTTCTTTCGTCTCGTATTAGCGCTGTTATATCCTTTCCATGAATATCTGTCCATGCATAGCTGCCCATGCATATCTGTCCAGCATGTGCATGCAGGTAAGCATATATGCATGTACTTTATTGAAGGCTGCCggcccaaaaaaaaacaaggaatacCCAATACATAGACATCGTGTAATTTAAAACGACAGTTTTGGTGAAATGCTCCATTTTGGGAGAAACGTAGAAGAGATGGGGACAAAAGAAAGCACGGCTGCATAGGTGCACCCGTTATAGCAAAAATCGATGTACTGGGTATTCTTCGAACGCTTTCCTTTCGAGTGTCTCCGCTCTCTCATTCGGGAGCATTAATTCTCTGCGTATTCGCTATTCTTGGAACCTATAACTACCAAAAAATGAAGGGCGCTATTATATGCCCCCTATTATTTGTACACGTCGTGAGGAATCAAACTGTTTTCCCTGAACTGACATGAATTCCACCTCTCTGGTTGCCGACGAACTCGTTCGGAGAAAGtgcaacaagaaaaaataaaaaatcttaTTTTTCGCCTATTCTTACCGAAAGCAAACGTTTTTGTTCGTTCAACTTTCAGTCTGATCTATCGTTTTCCGAATATTCAGCCTCTTGGGCCGCTTTTGGTGACCCAGATCCCTCAAGTTCTCAGGGCTACAGTGTTGCCATCCACGAACCCGCCTAGTAAATTTCAAACATGGGTCGCTCAACAAAGTCTCCTTTCCTTCTCTCAAGCTGCGTTTTCGTGTCCTTTTCCCGCAATTCTGCTCTTCACTCTATTTCAGCGCCTTATACAAAGCATTCCGTGTCCGCGGAAGTAGATTCGCGCTTCCTCCGCAGAGAGAAAGGCGCTGCGTGTGGTCTGCCCAGCCAGCTCGAGTTTTCCGCGTTTAAATTGCAGTGTTCCCGCTGGGTGGCGCGCCTGTGTCGTCGCgtgtagggagcctacatgtcgcgccccgccaggcggcaggcggcatgtatgtaggctccctagtcGCGTGCATCGAACGCAAGGGGCCGCGGTTCTGCGAAAGATGGCCGGCCGGCGTACGCTTTCTGCGCACTAAGCATGCAGGGCAATTCAGTACGGATAAAAGTAGGACCTGTGTGCGTGCATATACGACATTTATAAAGAAGCCAATAGTCTCTGACGCCATGGAAGGCATAGGACTATGTTGTCTTACTCATTTTCTTTTACGGTTTGTGTAAAAAACTGGATTTTAATTTAGGAAATCTGTTTATAAATTAGAAAACTCGCAAGGAAGTGGGAGAGAAGACAAACACATGtcggccggtgggatccgaacccacgacctgttcatgccgcgtacgatgctgtaccaactgagctgcggcggcAGCTGTCACTCCTACTTTCAACGCTATTTATGTTCAGTATAGCCTattcttgagagtgttcaccagagccgcATCCTAccgttctttttgtttgtttgtttgtttgtttgtttgtttgtttgtttgtttgtttgtttgtttgattaGAGATAGCCCGCTTTGCCCAAGGGCGTGTAAGCACAGGGGGTTAAACAGACCGTCATTAGTACAGCACACTTGGTTGCAAGACAATCTGTTCCACTTTGTTATGTTTCTCACAAAGAATGAATTTGCATAAAGGTTCCTTCTGGTCTGGTGTTCTCGAAATTCGAAGTCCTGGTCAGTTCCTTTATATATATAAGGCCTTTGATTAAAATAAATATCTTTGTAAATTCCTGTCTTGCTGTTATATGCTCGCAATAATTTCAAGCTCAATTTTCTTCAGTGAGAAGAGAACGCTTCCCATTCCAGCTCACTTTCCATTTCAGTGCAGCTCTACCCTCGTTTGTAACTTACAAGAACGAAAGTTGCCGCTCTGTTCTGTGTTCGCTCGATTTTATCAACCAAGGTTTTCTGATGAGGCTCCCAAGCAGAGCATGGATACTCCAGAATCGGTCGAACGGATGAAATATAAGCGGTGTTTTTTAGGTTAAAAAGTGAGAACTTAAGATTTTGTTGAATGGAATTTTGCTTCCTGGCTGCCTTTGCAACAACATTATTCACTTGTGCATTCCAAGAACAATCAGTCCAAAAATTCAGAGCCGAatatttatacaaagattgatgGCTAATGGAttagagttaaaaaaaaataacgtctgtccattttttttctttttttctttaaggaCAGAGGGAcgcaattattatttttttttgcattcagttTCATTTTACACTTCTCACACCATGAAATAATGATAGAAAGATCAGTCTGTGAATAAACAGAatcctgttcatttttttttttttttgcacacgacGCAGTTGTCGGCGAGCAAACGTAAATGTAAACGGGAAGGTATCCCTTCAGGGGTATTGTtaataaaaactaaaaataatCGCGGCCCTAAAATACAGCTCTGAGGAACACCCGATGGTACCTCGACGCAAGGGGAGCAGTGCTACTGTTCAGCGCACATTGTCGATGCTGGGACTGCTGAGGTAATTGGCGATACAGTTGCACACTTCCTAATTAATATTTGCCAAGTGAAGTTTGTGAAGCAGCAATGGGTGACGAACCGTGTCGAGGGCCTATCGAAAATCTAAAAAGAAATCAGTCTGTTTGCCCGTTTTCATTCACCGCCTATACAAAGTCGTGGCAGAACCCAAACAGTTGTGTTGTGCACGGCAGGCCCTTACGAAAACCATGTCCATCATCAATTAATAATTTGTGTTCTAATCGATGTTTCATTAATTTGCTTTATAAAATATGCTCCAATATTCTGCACAAGCCGGGTGTTAATAGAATAGCCCTATAATTGATTGCATCTTGTTTGGACCACCCTTATGAATCGGAACTCAATGCGCCATTTTCCAGTAATCCGGTAGCAATCCCATAAAGAGAGATATTAGATAAAGGTACGATGCGATCGGTCAGGCACAGAGCTTCAATATGCGAGGAGAAATACCATCTGGACCAAGCGCCTTGGTTTCATCTGTACTTTTTACAATGATTCAATACCACTCACACTGTGCTCGCACAAAATTTCTTGAAGTTTTCTTTAGGTAAAACTACAGAAGTTAAACATATCATTGAAACAAGTTGCCTTAGCTGTATCATCAGAGAAGACCTTATTACTGTGAACATTTTATTCCAGTTCACTCAGATCCGCATTCTTTGACGTATTCTAATTTTCATTGAGTCGACTTAAGTACTGATCCTTCGCGCTGTTTAGTTTTCTATTCATTTATTACCTCGGCTAACCTATTTAACTAATAACTACTTCGCGTTATTTTCAATGTGAGACATACTCGTCTTCGTTTTCTCATTATAATCTCAAAATACTAGGCTTCGCCCATGGCTTCTTGCACTTTTTCAGCCAAACTCAATCAATACCAGACACACACTACTCCCTCAGTTCTAtcactttttaaaaaaaatacacCACAGTTGTACGTCAACTAAAACAGACAAAATGAGAAAATGGTTCTTGCGAAATGGCAGAATAATCtctcttactgaaaaaaaaaaataccttccaCGATTGGCGTGGGTTAGTTCGTTCGAGCGCATATTTAATGCTAGCCACGAGATCAAGACGGTCTCCGTACATGGGATACAAGTGACAGAATCGATAAAATTAGGTGAGTTTTAAAGTAAAAGGCCTAAATTTTATTATGCGTGTTGGAGCGCTTCGCTGGGTGAAGCTGAAAGTGTCAACAAcatttttcatttctgaaatttcgaGACAGTCAGTCATAGTTACACAGGTTCTATTAAACTTGTTCGAACAAGTCCGGTAGGTAAAAATCGCTGGCGAGAATCATCCTATCCGATGTTTTAAAAACAATCTTGCACAGTCGATGTAGGGTAGTGGCAAATGAATTTGATGGACCACAAAATGCTCTAGCACTAAATGAGGTATTATCAGCAAGGGTCACTTTGTTCAAGACTGGTTCAATGTGATCATGTCTAACATCTAACAAAGTTCCCCGTAAAGAAGAATGAACTAGAAATACGAAACTCTCCGCCATATGTGCCTTATCGTTTCGACAAGCAGTAAAGTACTTTGGAAATACATTAATATCAGTGATGGATGAGTTCGGCCACGATTTTGATCCAAACAGAATGTCGGCCTTCAAAGATTCAGTGAAGCCTGTGAATTCATCTACTTTGTTCACAGTGCTTCTGCAGTTTCCGAGAATAGCTGTTATATTGTGTGAGCCCGGGGCCATCTTACTAGCAGGGTGTGACTTCCTTAGGGCAGGAACAACTTCCCCTTTTTCTTGGTATTAGGTGAGGTCCCTACCGTCAACAATCAGCTCATCAAAACTTCGTTTAACCTTGCTGCTGCTCTCCGTTATTTTTTGCTTTATCATGCTTCCATAATCGTTTCCGAATGTCTCGCATCTCTGGTTCATAATCCTGATCCACACTGTATTCAGagcccttgattttttttttagcgtatTTAAAGACATCATTTTTTTATTGTCAGAGGAAAAACCATGAAGGAAGGAGCTCTTTCCTTCTTCCATGGGAAAAACGGACAACAATCGGTAGCTTGAACTTCCTGGTTTATTGACGGACACTGTGCACTCCTTGCACTGTCTTGAGTTTTATTGCAAGGTGGGCCTGACAGACACCTTATCTCAACTTCACTGGATTGGCTTGCGGAGAGACTGTAACCCCGTAACTATAGGGGATCCTTGAAACACCATCGACTAAACAGATCTCCATCTGGTGGCCACTTCTCGCCCCTTTCAGTGTCGCTTAGCTTGCGCCTTCTTTGCCTCACCATGTCTGCAAGTGCAGACAATAGTATCCAGCATCAATGCCGCACGCTATCGAGAGGGAGTGAAGCCAAAGCATCGGGCAATTATGCGCATATGTGAACAAGAATTCATCCAAAAGTATTTTCGATGTGAAACATTTGGTGCAACTCGATTTAAATTATCTGCATATTCTTGTTCTGAGTATCTTTTTTATGTGTCTACTTTTGTTTCAGCATTCAAAACTTCCCGAAAAATTTACGTCTGCATAACGATGCAGATTCCGGTTTCCGGAACCCTCCGGCAGTTTCCGGAGAGACAACGAAGCATAAACACTGGGAAAAGTCAGCCAAGAGTCCGTCATGCAGCTATAGTCTATAGAAGTAATGCTGCCATCGCTGCAAAAGACCTCTCCTGGCAGTTCAAATCAAAGGACTGCTTACGCCATCTGCCGAGAGCTGCGTCAGGCAGCTAAACTGAGGACCTTTGTTTCTTTATCCCGCTGTTACTCTGTGCAGGTGCACTGGTTGTGTCGTGCAGTAAATGCTCTCTACTCAGCCACCATGAAGGAATGAAATGTAaagagaggccctcgctatccgaacTGCATGACAAAAATTGTGCCGGAAGTGACGTTTTTTTCATGCGAAGTCATGGGTGCCCTCCTTGCATGATGAACGCGGGTCCGGCGTTTTGCACCAAGCATGGCGCTAAGGACGGAGCGCGCAGGACGCGTAACGGAAGGTGGCTGTTGACAGTCGTCTGCGTCCGAGCGGGCCCGCTGCCCCTTTCCGAACCGCTTGTCGGTAGCTTCGTCTTTGGAGCTGCGAAAACACGATGtatgcaaggcactccttttctttAGTCGCATTCTCTCGACGTGTCCCTTATCCGACGCGCCACGACCGTTCTGCGCTCGTCGAGGCTGAAGTAGCCAATTATCTAGTGTGTCTGGCTCCTGCAAGTCTCACATCTGCAAACAGGCAGACAACCGAGGAggattagctgaaaaaaaaaatgtgcgcgtcCTTATCCTGCGTGTTAGGGTGGTGTAGTGACTTCTCTTTGTTGTTTTTCTAGTAAATAAACTTAATTGCTCTTCCTCCTCTTCCCCATTTCTTTGAACAGTGTTGTTATCTGTAGAAGCGGATTTAACAGTGGCTGGGTGCTTAGAATAATCACGTTTCTTTTTCGCGGGCGGCACGCTTTACGACTCATGTGGACACGTGCCAGTCACCcgcggaagaaaaagaagaagccgacccgctgttcatgacgaagaagaagaagaagctcatCATCTCTCGGGACGAAGCTGCCATGAAGCCCTTGCCGAGAGCGTCGCCAACCGGTATGAGGAGTCATCAGCATCCGGCTGTCCAGGTTCGTCGAATAGGGGCATAAGTATAGGCTCACAGCGTGGGGGCTCACGGGTCTCCGGGTAGCCAGGAGATTTGCTGAAGACGTCATTTAATGAGCAACTGGCTGGTACAGACGGACGTTACTTTAGCGCATTCACTGCGTCGTAGGTAACCGAGTCGTAGGTCGTAGGCTGCGTCGTAGGTAACTGCGTTGTAGGTATTCATGATGTGCGGCCACAAATACTGAATCTCGTGATGAAGCCGTGGGACGTAcagctcagatttttttttttcacagagccTAAGAAAGCATACACGCCATGTTGCTGCTGCCATCTGTTCGCGGATCCACGAAGTTCGCTTCGCCGGCGTCTTCCTTGTGGGTCAGGACACGCCCAAGAAAATTTAAGGGTGGCCCACCGGTGGGCCCCGACGCACAGTGGTTAGGGCTGAGAAAATCTGCCGCAGTGAACGGGCCATGATGGTACAACGGACAAAGCTTCCACAGTGCATTCAAACTAATTGGCTTTGTTTAAACGGTATAGCCTAAAAGGCCTCGTTGTCCAGAAAGTCCAGTGTCGGCGTTGGCGGCGTCGGCTCTCTCAGCAAAAAACCACGAGcttgactctggcaggtggtgcccagggAGCAACCTGGGAAGTaagtgggccacataggtcacaaGACTTTGccgcgtcatcacagcctgctcaCCTTGGCgggtggcagtttaattaataattgctcgctcgggaagatcaagctgggtcgcacaagacccaccgctgggagcacctgccatcgcggggctgtggagcatcgcttaaccgctgcaccactgcgccaggagggatgtgaggactccgagggatctatgaatgtaaaggagAGAATTACCTTCTGCATATGTGGAAATTAATCATGGTATCGCGGTatacccttaaggaggagcttaagtgtcccctccaatattCGCTCTTCTTCTTTGCTCATATATAGTGGTCACCATGTGCGCAGCGACGGCTGCGGATTCAGTTAGCGCGTAATTCCCAGTGCAGATCAATGTTCAGTCTTTCAACGCCTATAGCTATCCTCGTGAGTCTTAGTGCTGTACCGCAGCGCCGCCGCCAGCGCTCGGCTGTTTCGCATGATTATTCGTTTTCTACGAATACTCGAACAGTTAGCGAGTATTCGTAGAAACATTCGAGTCGTATTCGGTTTTGTTCTATCCCTATCCAATTCGTGCTTGAATCGGTTTTAACACACCTACCTATATTTGACTCGGAAACAAAGCTACACTGTTCGTATTCGCTGTattgtattcgattcggtttttaaAAAAATACTAGTCGCATATCCCTACTCTCAAGAGGCagcgcagccgtggcctagtagGTTGAGCATcaacctcgcatgcgggaggtgctgggttcgatccccagtgccaccgtgtaccaaccggtgatgcaatgggtacaagcgttcaccaggtctgatgctcggcttctttagggtgaaatgcttgcgaaaTGGGTCATTAACCCCACCTTGTGCAACGAAAACTACCTTGTGCTATGGCACTCTTTGGTCAACGcggcccttgcgccataaaaattcaacaTCATCACCTACTCTCAAGAGAACGTTTCACAAACCTTATAATGTGAGGATTTGTAAGagtcactgcctcattttccctACCAGACAGGTGCATTGTTCTTCAAAACGAAGTTTTGTTCTTGAAAAACAAAGCCCCACGAACTGCACAGTTGCGCCTGCTTTGGTCCCGCGTACGAAAAGCAATCCTGTACTCCTCCATCGTTTTCACGCAGATGATGTCAACATCCACCTGGAAAGAAGCGCCCCCTTCCGGTCTGGGTCCGAGAGTGTGGTCGCTCCTCGGCGCTCTGGCTGCCGCAGTGTTGCTCACTGTGGTACTCATTTCTGTCCTCTCATTGGTGGTCCGGCGACCGCGCGACGCTGAGACCGAAGTCCAAAAGCTCCTGATCACGTGTCAAAGCGCCGGCTGCTTCGAGTACGAGGGACTCCTGCGAGACACGCTCAACACCTCGGTCGACCCGTGCCAAGACTTCAAAGCGTTCGTCACGTCCCGCTGGCTGCCAACCCGGTCCCGGGAGGTCGACACGCGCTGGTCCATGCAGTGGAACGTCAAGTACCGGTGGGCTCGAATGCTGGCAGACGAAATACGTCTGCGCCGCTTCAAGGTGCCCGCTATGAACATCGTCGCCACTTCCTACGCGGCTTGTGCGAATCGCGAAGGCGAGGATGCAGAAAGGACGCGAACGGTCTTCAAGCAGCTGCTGCGCAATCTCAGCATCCCCTGGCCCGAAGTTCCGGTGGAGCCTGTGGACAAGCTGGACGTCCTCTTCAACCTCTTCATCAAATGGGATATACCACTCTGGTTCAGCGTAAAGGTGctccccgaaaagacggccgcagGAGAGAAGATCATTAGGCTCGGGCGCAGCTCGTACATAGACTTCTGGATCACCTTGTACAGAGAGATGGACACAGACTCAAAAATTCACGCCTATGTCCAGCAGTTCGTCAAATACTTCTCGTTTCCCTTGGCATCGGAGGGCGTATCCGCGCCGAAGATAGACTATTATCAGGTTTTTAACATTACTAGAAGTATCGTGTACGCGCTCAAACTTTTGTGTGCCAGCAGTCCACGAGAGTACACGGTCGAAACTCTAACCAAACAAATGCGCATCAACACAAGTCGCTGGATTTCGTTGATGAACAAGTACTTCCACCCTAACGAAAGCTTCTCGCCAGCAGACAAGGTATTTGCCAAGCCGGACAGTGTCAATTATGTCGCGCACACCTTGAACCACATGTATAATTCGAGTGTCATACGAAGCCACCTGGGTTGGTGGGTTCTCCAGATCTTTGCCCCGTTAGCCGATAACCTGTTCTTCATCACCAAGTACGGCACCGAAGCAGCGGCTGACACTCTTCGACCCCTCTTTTGTCAAGTCCAAACGGAACACTCTTTCAAACTACTCGTCCTAGCCAACCACGTGGCCTTGAACTTTCCACCAAGCGTTCGGAGTGACGTGGACCAACTTCTGAACGGCGT contains:
- the LOC144097671 gene encoding neprilysin-2-like, yielding MSTSTWKEAPPSGLGPRVWSLLGALAAAVLLTVVLISVLSLVVRRPRDAETEVQKLLITCQSAGCFEYEGLLRDTLNTSVDPCQDFKAFVTSRWLPTRSREVDTRWSMQWNVKYRWARMLADEIRLRRFKVPAMNIVATSYAACANREGEDAERTRTVFKQLLRNLSIPWPEVPVEPVDKLDVLFNLFIKWDIPLWFSVKVLPEKTAAGEKIIRLGRSSYIDFWITLYREMDTDSKIHAYVQQFVKYFSFPLASEGVSAPKIDYYQVFNITRSIVYALKLLCASSPREYTVETLTKQMRINTSRWISLMNKYFHPNESFSPADKVFAKPDSVNYVAHTLNHMYNSSVIRSHLGWWVLQIFAPLADNLFFITKYGTEAAADTLRPLFCQVQTEHSFKLLVLANHVALNFPPSVRSDVDQLLNGVRETAAAYYEASNVSKYVNIARKLRQMKINLWPGPEYLSKDVLARIYAQHCTDERTTLEHWIAERKANARFIGTDAYFESTRLAHSFSDKPFVYDSLLNTITVSMLGVHAPFYYTGGIEAANYGGLGAAFLKAVLQGINYELRIEDDLRYNSGEDDEGLGHITVGCKGSRNVNRKSLSHVLRFFEARKTETKPSNIWSYPPEAFFFISYCHTQSRLDFAFDCNDELRGVQSFVDAFRCPRGSGMNP